A genomic region of Alnus glutinosa chromosome 11, dhAlnGlut1.1, whole genome shotgun sequence contains the following coding sequences:
- the LOC133881649 gene encoding receptor-like serine/threonine-protein kinase SD1-8, which produces MGSMTSKPWLLFVLLLILSYCTACFSVAGDTLSAGQSLSGNDALLSNGSKFELGFFSPGSSLKNYLGIWYKNFDEKNPVWVANRENPLSDRSSLRLNLSEDGNLLLFGNSSNIPFWSTNLTFRGSNLTEAILGDDGNFVLRDRSNPSTIFWESFDHPTDTWLSGAKLGIDKVTGKAKQFISWKNKEDPAPGVFSFRLDPNGSNQYFLEWNRSQIYWSTGVWNDKTQTFANVPELTSNVLVFNYSFVSNETETYFTYYLFDPSYRSKFVMESTGKIQLLAWLSGPLEWKSFWSQPAAQSNVYGLCGAFGVYRDNISSPCECLKGFEPFSKNYTSLNDWSGGCVRKSPLQCENNTYANGKKDWFRKITFPRLPVNSKAYSAASARNCEEACMNSCSCTAYAYNSSGYCVIWEGALLNLQQLSDGGEIMYLRLAANERQSTKGKKWKVWVAVLVPTTGLILCLFICFSIKGKLKPVGEKAPSNNLLLFDFNTGLDAINEEMNTNSNMKKKEKDFELPLFSYESVSIATNNFSAVNKLGEGGYGPVYKGKLLRGQEVAVKMLSKRSGQGNEEFRNEIILIAKLQHRNLVRILGCCIERDEKILIYEYMPNQSLDVYLFDPIKNKMLAWETRVHIIEGIAQGLLYLHQYSRLRIIHRDLKPSNILLDSEMNPKISDFGMARIVGGNDTKANTNRIVGTYGYMSPEYAIEGLYSIKSDVFSFGVLLLEIISGKKNTSFYNRSSLNLLRYAWELWVDDQSLELINSTIGYPSSSSLPLRFINIGLLCVQESPTDRPTMPDVVSMIRNEHAPLPKPKQPAFTTGWNMMDTNPTIDSAGNCSNNSVTISTLEAR; this is translated from the exons ATGGGTAGCATGACGAGTAAGCCATGGCTCTTATTTGTTCTGCTTCTAATCCTCTCTTATTGCACAGCATGCTTCTCCGTAGCTGGTGATACCCTTTCGGCAGGTCAGTCTCTTTCAGGGAACGACGCCTTATTATCTAATGGTAGCAAGTTTGAGCTCGGTTTCTTCTCACCAGGCAGTTCATTAAAAAACTACCTGGGCATATGGTATAAAAATTTTGATGAGAAGAACCCTGTTTGGGTAGCAAATAGAGAAAACCCCTTGTCTGACCGATCTTCCTTAAGACTTAACCTCTCAGAAGATGGCAATCTACTCCTATTTGGGAATTCCTCCAACATCCCATTTTGGTCGACAAATTTGACATTTCGCGGGTCAAATTTAACTGAAGCAATACTTGGTGATGATgggaattttgttttgagagatAGGTCGAACCCGTCTACTATATTTTGGGAAAGTTTCGACCATCCAACCGATACATGGCTGTCAGGTGCAAAGCTTGGGATTGATAAGGTTACTGGAAAAGCAAAGCAGTTCATCTcatggaaaaataaagaagatccagcacctGGTGTGTTCTCGTTTAGGCTAGACCCAAATGGAAGCAATCAATATTTCTTAGAGTGGAACAGATCCCAAATCTATTGGAGTACTGGAGTTTGGAATGACAAAACTCAAACCTTTGCCAATGTTCCTGAGTTGACATCGAATGTTCTGGTCTTCAACTACAGTTTTGTGTCAAATGAAACTGAAACATATTTTACTTATTATCTTTTTGATCCTTCTTACCGTTCTAAATTTGTGATGGAGTCTACAGGAAAAATCCAGCTATTGGCATGGCTGTCTGGCCCTTTGGAATGGAAATCATTTTGGTCTCAACCGGCGGCCCAATCTAATGTCTATGGTTTGTGTGGTGCATTTGGCGTGTATCGTGATAATATCTCGAGCCCCTGTGAATGTCTAAAAGGTTTTGAACCATTTTCGAAGAACTACACCAGTTTAAATGATTGGTCAGGTGGCTGTGTGAGGAAATCCCCTTTGCAATGTGAAAACAATACGTATGCTAATGGCAAAAAAGATTGGTTCAGGAAGATAACATTCCCGAGATTGCCCGTTAATTCGAAAGCATATTCGGCAGCGAGTGCTAGGAATTGTGAAGAGGCTTGCATGAATAGCTGTTCGTGCACAGCTTATGCTTATAATAGCAGCGGGTACTGTGTGATATGGGAAGGAGCTCTTTTGAACTTACAGCAACTCTCAGATGGTGGGGAGATTATGTATCTCAGACTTGCTGCAAATGAGCGTCAAAGTACCAAAG GCAAAAAATGGAAAGTATGGGTAGCTGTGCTAGTTCCAACAACAGGGCTTATCTTATGTctcttcatttgtttttcaatcAAAGGAAAGCTGAAACCCGTAG GAGAGAAGGCTCCAAGCaataatttactattatttgaTTTCAATACGGGGCTCGATGCAATCAATGAAGAAATGAATACCAACagtaatatgaagaaaaaagagaaggattTTGAGTTACCTCTATTCAGTTATGAGAGCGTATCAATTGCAACTAATAATTTTTCAGCTGTAAATAAGCTTGGAGAAGGAGGTTATGGACCTGTTTACAAG GGGAAATTACTTAGAGGGCAGGAAGTTGCAGTGAAGATGCTTTCAAAAAGGTCTGGACAGGGAAATGAGGAGTTCAGAAATGAGATAATACTAATTGCAAAACTTCAGCATAGAAATCTTGTCAGAATCTTAGGTTGTTGTATCGAGCgagatgaaaaaatattaatatatgagtACATGCCCAATCAAAGTTTGGACGTCTACCTTTTTG ATCCAATCAAGAACAAGATGTTAGCTTGGGAGACACGTGTACACATTATTGAAGGGATCGCTCAAgggcttctttatcttcatcaatattcaaGGTTACGAATCATACATAGAGATCTAAAACCGAGTAACATTCTTTTGGATAGTGAAatgaatccaaaaatatcagattttggcatggccCGAATAGTTGGAGGTAATGACACAAAAGCAAACACAAATCGAATTGTTGGAACTTA TGGATACATGTCTCCGGAATATGCTATAGAGGGTTTATACTCGATAAAGTCTGATGTGTTTAGCTTTGGAGTACTGCTCCTAGAGATTATAAGTGGCAAGAAGAATACTAGCTTCTATAACCGTAGTTCACTCAATCTTCTTAGATAT GCTTGGGAGTTGTGGGTAGATGATCAGAGTTTGGAGTTGATAAATTCAACAATTGGGTATCCTTCTTCTAGTTCTCTTCCGTTGAGATTCATTAACATTGGCCTTCTTTGTGTCCAAGAAAGCCCGACTGATCGACCTACCATGCCTGATGTAGTCTCAATGATTAGAAATGAACATGCACCTCTACCTAAACCCAAGCAACCAGCGTTTACCACAGGCTGGAACATGATGGACACAAATCCAACAATTGACAGTGCAGGAAATTGCTCAAATAATAGCGTAACTATTTCAACACTGGAAGCCCGATGA